The Effusibacillus lacus DNA segment ATAGGCGGGGTACATAAAACGAATCTTTCTCATCTGCAACGACCCTTTTTTCAGAAGGGTCGTTTTATGTGCGCTTGGCAGAGGAAATGCAAATGGTCCTGGCGAAGTTTAAAATATAAGAATTTTTTAAGGGGTGAATGGTATATGGCATCTATAAAGGCGATCATTTGCAGGGTTCGTGAAGAAGAATACGCACTGGACGTAAATCAGGTGTTGTCCATTGAAAGGATTCAGAACATCCGGCCGCTTCCCCATACGGAAGCATACATGGCGGGCATCATGCAGCTTCGGGGATCGGTCATTCCGGTCGTGGATTTAAAAATATGGCTGGGATTCGAACAGTCGGAAGATGGCAACGAAGATCAAAAGAGGATTGTCGTAACGGAATCAAACGGAAAGCGGTTGGGAGTAATCGTGGATGCAGCCACGGATGTGATCGATATCAAGGACGAGTTGATTCAAACCGTTGAAATGCAGCAGGGTGCACAGGAAGTCAACCATGTAGCCAATCTGGATGGACGTCTCATCCTGATGCTAAATATCCCAAATCTGATCGGGCAGTTGGATATATCCGTATTTGCCAACGCAGAGACAGCATAGCGGAAACAGCATACCTATGCGAGTCTATGTAGAACCCGGTCATTTTATTTGCCGGGTGGAAGCAGGATGGTTTCTTTCGCGAATAAGGGGGCTGTCATGCGACAGCCCCCCGTTTCTTCCAGTTATTCATCATCACTCTGCGACTGTCCGGCAAAGATCAATATATACTTGATCAACTCCAGCAGCGAGATCAAAGCGGCCGCAACATAGGTCAGGGCAGCAGCCCCAAGCACTTTGCTTACCCCGCGTTCTTCTTCGTTGCGGATGAACCCTTCCGAGATCATCAGTGCCTTGGCACGGGAGCTGGCGTTGAATTCCACCGGCAGGGTCACCACCTGGAAAGCGACGGCAGCGGAGAAGAAGATGATGCCAAGCCCAATCAGGTTGGCCCACTGCATCAGGAAGCCTGCAATGAGCAGCAACGGCGCCACTCCGGAGGCGAAGCTGACGACAGGGAACATGCGGTGGCGAAGCACCAGCATCGGGTAATGAACTTTGTGCTGAATGGCGTGACCGACTTCGTGGCAGGCCACCGACAAGGACGAAATGGAGCTGCCGTAGTATACAGGTTCGGACAAACGCACGACACGGGAAAGCGGATCGTAGTGGTCTGTCAAACGCCCGTGCACCGGTTCAACAGGCACGTCATACAATCCCTGGCGGTCAAGCAAGACACGGGCCGCTTGGGCTCCGGTCAAGCCGGACGAAGCGGGTACCTGCTCCCATTTGTTAAATGTGCCCCTGACTCTGAATTGCGCCCACAACGAGAGCCCGAAAGCAATCAGGATCAGAAAATCCATCGGGTGAAAAAACAGCATTTGGCAGAATCCTCCTTGAAATAATTGATAGTAAAAAAGACCTTCACGCAACCAGATGCATGAAGGTCTTGCATACCCATGGAATGCGGGTCCGACATACCGAGCAGCCAACTGCCGTAATGACGATATGTCGACCGGATCAACCGGTTGCTACTCCCCTTACAATAGTCATTATACAATATATCTTTTCTAAAAAGAAAACCTTGTAAAACTAAAGTTTTGTAAAAGAGAATGAGCAAGCGGGACTGCCAGTCAACTCAATCCACATAACCGTCCACTACAAGCTCCAATTTGCCTGTTTGTGGATCTATTACCAGTCCGTGCACCGGAATGCCAGCTTCCTCGAGGAAAGGATGGTTCTTGACGATGGAAACGGTGCTGCGAACACTGTCATAGATATTGTCGAACTTGCGCAGCCACCTGTCCAGTTCAATGCCTGCATGCTCCATGGTGCGGATGGTGTGTTCGGAGATCCCCCGCTGCATCATCCTGTCAACGAAGATTTCTTTCCCGACGCTTTGCATTCCACAAT contains these protein-coding regions:
- a CDS encoding chemotaxis protein CheW, whose protein sequence is MASIKAIICRVREEEYALDVNQVLSIERIQNIRPLPHTEAYMAGIMQLRGSVIPVVDLKIWLGFEQSEDGNEDQKRIVVTESNGKRLGVIVDAATDVIDIKDELIQTVEMQQGAQEVNHVANLDGRLILMLNIPNLIGQLDISVFANAETA
- a CDS encoding zinc metallopeptidase; this translates as MLFFHPMDFLILIAFGLSLWAQFRVRGTFNKWEQVPASSGLTGAQAARVLLDRQGLYDVPVEPVHGRLTDHYDPLSRVVRLSEPVYYGSSISSLSVACHEVGHAIQHKVHYPMLVLRHRMFPVVSFASGVAPLLLIAGFLMQWANLIGLGIIFFSAAVAFQVVTLPVEFNASSRAKALMISEGFIRNEEERGVSKVLGAAALTYVAAALISLLELIKYILIFAGQSQSDDE